One Desulfobulbus oligotrophicus DNA segment encodes these proteins:
- a CDS encoding site-2 protease family protein produces MNVDIYALMQQLIIQIPPLLFALTVHEYAHGYVAWRLGDPTAKNAGRLSLNPLKHLDPLGVLAFIIMKIGWAKPVPIDPRYFRQPQKDMLLVALAGPGSNVILAIASAALAHFLVTFQILPLFFLQPLVGMLVASVWINIMLAVFNCIPIPPLDGSKVLMGLLPPQTARSYARLEPFGFFILLALFYTGIISAVIMPIIRFSHSLLLAGC; encoded by the coding sequence ATGAATGTTGATATATACGCCTTAATGCAACAGTTGATCATTCAAATACCGCCACTCCTGTTCGCCTTAACCGTGCATGAGTATGCGCATGGCTACGTTGCCTGGCGCCTGGGTGATCCAACTGCCAAGAATGCCGGTCGTCTGAGCCTGAATCCGCTCAAACACCTCGATCCATTGGGGGTGCTGGCCTTTATCATCATGAAAATAGGCTGGGCCAAACCCGTCCCGATTGATCCACGTTATTTCAGACAACCCCAAAAAGACATGTTACTCGTTGCCCTGGCAGGTCCGGGATCAAACGTGATTCTGGCCATTGCCAGCGCAGCTCTGGCCCACTTTCTGGTTACGTTTCAAATCCTGCCGCTTTTTTTCCTGCAACCGCTGGTTGGCATGCTGGTCGCCAGTGTCTGGATCAATATCATGCTGGCGGTCTTCAACTGTATTCCCATCCCGCCCCTTGACGGCTCCAAAGTACTCATGGGCCTGTTGCCTCCTCAAACCGCACGGAGTTATGCACGTCTTGAACCCTTTGGCTTTTTCATTCTGCTTGCCCTCTTTTATACCGGTATCATCAGTGCGGTGATCATGCCGATCATCCGTTTCTCTCACTCTCTCCTTCTAGCAGGCTGTTGA
- a CDS encoding CBS domain-containing protein, whose protein sequence is MDIITTHIGADFDALASMIAAKRLYPEAVLVFPGSQEKSVRNYLAQEFRNIYAFKKIKHIDIDKVQRLIVVDTRQADRIGRLAECATNPAVTVHLYDHHPDTETDLRGSQEIVEPVGSTTTIFTRLFQEKNIVPSPDEATLMALGIYEDTGSFLHSSTCPEDLAAASWLLTHGANLDIITQFISRELSSEQISLLGQLRQEAHTYVIRGVTVVVSKLTMPDYIDDFSVLVQRLMVLDNIDVVFALLSMGERTYLIARSRIPEVNVGTIAREFGGGGHATAASATVRNLTIVEAEEQLISLLHRHVRPKAMAGEIMSAPVITVTPEVSIDQANQLMTRYNVTVLPVVRTNSDGNGENPCGLLGMISRRVAEKAIFHKLGNIPVADYMTTDIATIPESGTLFDIQRLIVENRQRLLPVTRDDDIVGVITRTDLLALLVNDPAHLSLDLLRSDERPSIERTRHLSSVMTQVLPKNVIVLLREIGEIAEQQGCNAYVAGGFVRDLILQVQNTDIDIVIEGDGIRLAKALAAQRHGIVHPHEKFGTATVIFPDQSRIDVATARLEYYDHPAAMPTVEHSSTKLDLYRRDFTINAMAIHLNPKRFGILVDYFNSQNDLKERRIQVLHNLSFVEDPTRIFRAIRFESRLDFTITKHTEKLIKNTVQMNLFDRVEEPRFFHELKLILSEDNPIPALRRMAALKLFPFLWPDLRPNLKIDRRFLHFLTQANQAISWFKLLYLPDKIEPWMVYLLAIMSRSRTKELIAFCNRFSLPPRQRRKLIAQKTEAERVAQEMQKRPFLRPSETYWLLHELDIEGLLYLMAIARKRYIQQAVSHYVTTWRNVVPLVRGDELKAMGYIPGPLFRTIRNHLIEVQLDGQVGSREDALSFIQSTYPPGAALS, encoded by the coding sequence ATGGATATTATCACCACGCATATCGGCGCAGACTTTGATGCCTTGGCATCCATGATCGCAGCCAAACGACTGTATCCGGAAGCCGTCCTGGTTTTCCCCGGATCACAGGAAAAATCCGTTCGCAACTATCTGGCCCAGGAATTTCGCAACATCTATGCATTCAAAAAGATCAAGCATATTGATATCGACAAGGTACAACGTCTGATTGTTGTGGATACCCGGCAGGCCGATCGAATAGGCAGATTAGCGGAGTGTGCAACCAACCCTGCTGTTACGGTTCATCTGTACGATCATCATCCTGATACCGAGACAGATCTCCGTGGCTCGCAAGAGATCGTCGAACCGGTAGGCTCCACCACAACAATTTTCACCCGTCTTTTTCAAGAAAAAAATATCGTTCCCTCGCCGGATGAGGCCACACTGATGGCACTCGGCATTTATGAGGATACCGGAAGCTTTCTGCACTCCTCCACCTGCCCGGAAGATCTGGCGGCAGCCTCATGGCTCCTGACCCATGGCGCCAATCTGGATATCATCACTCAATTTATTTCCCGCGAACTGTCTTCCGAACAGATCAGTCTGCTCGGTCAACTGCGTCAAGAAGCCCACACCTATGTCATACGCGGCGTGACAGTGGTGGTCAGCAAACTGACCATGCCGGATTATATCGATGATTTCTCAGTCCTTGTCCAGCGTCTCATGGTGCTGGACAATATTGATGTGGTCTTTGCCCTGTTAAGCATGGGTGAACGGACCTACCTTATTGCACGCAGTCGCATCCCTGAAGTGAATGTCGGCACAATTGCCAGAGAATTCGGGGGCGGCGGCCATGCCACCGCAGCCTCCGCCACGGTCCGCAACCTGACCATTGTTGAAGCTGAAGAACAGTTGATCAGTTTACTTCACCGCCATGTCCGCCCCAAAGCCATGGCCGGCGAAATTATGAGTGCGCCGGTCATCACCGTCACCCCGGAAGTGAGTATCGATCAGGCCAACCAGTTAATGACCCGTTACAATGTCACCGTGCTGCCGGTGGTACGAACCAACAGTGACGGGAACGGGGAAAACCCCTGCGGCCTTCTGGGAATGATCTCACGCCGGGTTGCTGAAAAGGCTATTTTTCATAAACTGGGCAATATACCGGTGGCTGACTACATGACCACCGACATCGCCACCATACCTGAAAGCGGCACTCTCTTCGATATCCAGCGACTGATCGTTGAAAACCGCCAGCGTCTTTTACCGGTAACGCGTGACGATGACATTGTCGGGGTGATTACCCGTACCGATCTGCTTGCCCTGCTTGTCAACGACCCTGCACATCTCTCGCTTGATCTGCTGCGCAGTGACGAACGTCCATCCATTGAGCGGACCCGTCATCTCAGCAGCGTCATGACGCAAGTCCTGCCGAAAAACGTTATTGTACTTTTACGAGAAATCGGTGAAATAGCAGAGCAGCAGGGATGCAACGCCTACGTGGCCGGAGGTTTTGTCCGTGACCTGATCCTGCAGGTACAAAATACTGATATCGACATCGTCATTGAAGGGGACGGTATCAGGCTTGCCAAAGCCCTGGCCGCCCAGCGCCATGGCATAGTCCATCCCCACGAAAAATTTGGGACAGCGACTGTCATCTTCCCTGACCAGTCCCGTATTGATGTAGCCACAGCCCGCCTGGAATACTACGATCATCCGGCCGCCATGCCCACCGTGGAGCACAGCTCGACCAAGCTCGACCTCTACCGGCGTGACTTTACGATCAACGCTATGGCCATCCATCTGAATCCAAAACGATTCGGTATCCTGGTTGACTACTTCAACAGCCAAAACGACCTCAAGGAGCGACGAATTCAGGTACTGCACAACCTCAGCTTTGTTGAGGATCCCACTCGTATCTTCAGGGCGATCCGTTTTGAAAGCCGATTAGACTTCACCATCACCAAACACACCGAAAAACTCATCAAAAACACCGTCCAGATGAATCTGTTTGATCGGGTTGAGGAGCCTCGCTTCTTTCACGAACTCAAACTGATTCTTTCCGAAGACAACCCCATACCAGCTTTACGGCGGATGGCGGCACTGAAGCTCTTTCCCTTTCTCTGGCCCGACCTGCGTCCCAACCTCAAAATCGATCGACGATTCCTTCATTTTCTCACCCAGGCCAACCAGGCGATTTCCTGGTTCAAACTGCTGTATCTACCTGATAAGATTGAACCGTGGATGGTCTATTTACTAGCGATCATGAGTCGATCACGAACCAAGGAGCTCATTGCCTTCTGCAACCGATTTTCACTCCCTCCTCGCCAGCGACGCAAGCTGATTGCCCAAAAAACAGAGGCTGAACGTGTTGCTCAAGAAATGCAGAAACGACCGTTTCTCCGGCCCAGTGAAACCTACTGGCTTCTGCATGAACTCGACATCGAAGGTCTCCTCTACCTCATGGCAATTGCCCGCAAGCGCTACATTCAACAGGCTGTTTCCCACTATGTTACCACCTGGAGAAATGTTGTACCGTTGGTTCGCGGCGATGAACTGAAAGCCATGGGGTATATCCCCGGGCCCCTCTTCCGGACCATTCGCAATCATCTGATCGAAGTACAGCTCGACGGTCAGGTCGGCAGTCGTGAAGATGCACTGTCCTTTATTCAGTCCACCTACCCTCCCGGCGCCGCTTTATCGTAA
- a CDS encoding ribosome maturation factor RimP, with translation MGNDSERIVTIVQEFAEPLLAQSGMELVEVQFRREGHGWVLRLFIDKEGGVTIDDCAEVSREVSAYLEVEDPVEHAYHLEVSSPGLERPLRGRQDFSRFSDRLVRLKLHDPVKGQHVLVGTLLGLEGEAVILALDNETVYIDLENIVRARLTL, from the coding sequence ATGGGCAATGATTCAGAACGAATAGTAACGATTGTCCAGGAATTTGCCGAGCCTCTGTTAGCACAGTCAGGTATGGAGCTCGTTGAGGTTCAATTCCGGAGAGAGGGGCATGGCTGGGTGCTTCGTCTGTTTATTGATAAGGAGGGCGGCGTTACCATCGACGACTGTGCTGAGGTGAGTCGTGAGGTCAGTGCCTATCTTGAGGTTGAAGACCCGGTTGAGCACGCCTACCATCTTGAAGTCTCCTCGCCGGGGCTGGAGCGGCCGCTTCGAGGGCGTCAGGACTTCAGTCGTTTTTCCGACCGGCTGGTCCGCCTTAAGCTGCATGATCCTGTTAAGGGGCAGCATGTTCTTGTCGGTACCCTGCTTGGCCTGGAAGGTGAAGCAGTGATATTGGCGTTGGATAATGAAACCGTTTATATCGATTTGGAAAATATAGTAAGGGCGCGTCTAACGTTGTAA
- the nusA gene encoding transcription termination factor NusA → MVGTENLKRIVDQICRDKGIDRALLIDAIEEAVRSAVRKKYGGRRDIEVQFSEDLGEIEVFQYRTVVEEVFDEETEISLEDARRLDPDVEVDDDLGEKLDSVADLGRIAAQSAKQVIIHRMRDAERDVIYDMYRDREGTIVNGIVQRFERGDMIVNLGRTDAVLPRDNQIPKRSYKQGDRIRAYLQEVRRDAREGKHRDSQLILSRTCNEFLIKLFEMEVPEIAEGIVKIMGASREPGFRAKIAVSSIESDVDPVGACVGLKGSRVQNVVQELQGERIDIVPWSPDPVKYVYNALAPAEVSMVIVDDEKKCLLVVVPDDQLSLAIGRQGQNVRLASRLLGWRIDVKSESRYANAETTGYRELLTVEGIDEGLADRLFGAGITSVEQVAETDVEKLAVAARIDVDQATALQLMAAQVQPGQDRQVEPTTDEGAGTEDTVI, encoded by the coding sequence ATGGTAGGAACAGAAAATCTTAAACGAATTGTCGATCAGATCTGCCGAGATAAAGGTATTGACCGGGCCTTGCTGATCGATGCGATTGAAGAGGCTGTCCGCTCCGCTGTTCGGAAAAAATATGGGGGTCGCCGGGATATCGAAGTCCAGTTCAGTGAAGATCTGGGAGAGATCGAGGTCTTTCAGTATCGTACGGTTGTGGAAGAGGTCTTTGATGAAGAGACTGAGATCTCTTTGGAAGATGCTCGACGGCTGGATCCGGACGTTGAGGTGGATGATGATCTGGGTGAAAAGCTTGATAGCGTTGCCGATCTTGGCCGCATCGCTGCTCAGTCAGCTAAGCAGGTGATTATTCACCGAATGCGTGACGCTGAACGTGATGTGATTTACGATATGTATCGGGATCGCGAAGGCACTATCGTCAACGGTATCGTGCAGCGATTTGAGCGAGGTGACATGATCGTTAATCTTGGGAGAACCGACGCTGTTCTGCCGCGAGACAATCAGATACCCAAAAGATCTTACAAGCAGGGTGACCGTATCCGGGCCTATTTACAGGAAGTACGCCGAGATGCCCGAGAAGGTAAGCATCGTGATTCACAGTTAATCCTCAGCAGAACCTGTAACGAATTTCTGATCAAGCTTTTTGAAATGGAGGTCCCGGAAATTGCCGAAGGCATCGTCAAGATTATGGGTGCCAGCCGCGAACCCGGGTTTCGAGCCAAAATTGCCGTGTCATCCATTGAATCGGATGTGGATCCGGTGGGCGCCTGTGTCGGTCTTAAGGGATCTCGGGTTCAGAATGTTGTTCAGGAGTTGCAGGGTGAGCGGATCGATATCGTACCCTGGAGTCCGGATCCGGTGAAGTACGTGTACAATGCCCTGGCTCCGGCAGAGGTGTCGATGGTGATTGTTGATGATGAAAAAAAATGTCTGCTCGTGGTTGTACCTGATGATCAGTTGTCACTGGCTATTGGAAGGCAGGGGCAGAACGTCCGTCTCGCTTCACGGCTTTTGGGGTGGAGGATCGATGTGAAGAGTGAGTCGAGATACGCAAACGCCGAAACGACAGGCTATCGGGAACTGCTGACGGTTGAGGGGATTGATGAGGGCTTGGCGGATCGGCTGTTTGGAGCGGGGATAACTTCTGTGGAGCAGGTGGCAGAGACTGATGTTGAAAAATTGGCTGTTGCTGCCCGGATTGATGTGGATCAGGCAACGGCTTTACAGTTGATGGCTGCTCAAGTGCAGCCTGGGCAGGACCGGCAGGTTGAGCCAACAACGGATGAAGGAGCAGGAACAGAAGACACCGTGATCTGA
- a CDS encoding YlxR family protein, which translates to MQRGHVPVRTCRGCGRKASRATLLRFVLVEGCLVEDQQAVLTGRGIYCCNDPVCRARLAKSKKIGNRTEPMR; encoded by the coding sequence ATGCAAAGAGGACATGTGCCGGTACGAACTTGTCGGGGATGTGGCCGGAAGGCCTCCCGGGCAACCTTACTACGATTTGTTCTGGTTGAGGGGTGCCTGGTTGAAGATCAACAGGCTGTGCTGACAGGGAGAGGGATTTACTGTTGCAATGATCCCGTTTGCCGGGCGCGTCTGGCAAAAAGCAAGAAAATCGGAAATCGGACTGAGCCTATGCGGTGA